The following proteins come from a genomic window of Streptomyces sp. Sge12:
- a CDS encoding GNAT family N-acetyltransferase, translating into MIFREATRQDLPAVLALLADEESVLDPASIVVGEAHERAFAAIAADPRNEMLVLTDDAHDPDGDPARAGGVVLGCLQLTYIPGLGQNGLERALVEAVRIRADRRGAGLGAELMRRAAERARERGCGLVQLTSSKRRTAAHRFYERLGFARSHEGFKLHLAP; encoded by the coding sequence ATGATCTTCCGTGAGGCCACGCGCCAGGACCTGCCCGCCGTACTCGCCCTGCTCGCGGACGAGGAATCGGTCCTCGACCCGGCTTCGATCGTGGTGGGCGAGGCGCACGAGCGTGCCTTCGCCGCGATTGCGGCGGACCCGCGCAACGAGATGCTGGTCCTCACGGACGACGCCCACGACCCCGACGGCGACCCCGCCCGCGCCGGCGGGGTCGTACTCGGCTGCCTCCAGCTGACGTACATCCCGGGCCTGGGCCAGAACGGGCTGGAGCGGGCGCTGGTGGAAGCGGTACGGATCCGCGCGGACCGGCGGGGCGCCGGACTCGGCGCCGAGCTGATGCGGCGAGCCGCCGAGCGGGCCCGCGAGCGCGGCTGCGGCCTGGTCCAGCTGACCAGCAGCAAGCGGCGGACGGCCGCGCACCGGTTCTACGAGCGGCTGGGCTTCGCCCGCAGCCACGAGGGCTTCAAGCTGCACCTGGCACCGTAA
- the dapD gene encoding 2,3,4,5-tetrahydropyridine-2,6-dicarboxylate N-succinyltransferase, protein MTATRTTGAVAAGLATITADGTVLDTWFPAPELVAEPGPAGTERLTADRAVELLGAAAAKAIRTDAVRGVEVVAVRTVISSLEDKPLDAHDAYLRLHLLSHRLVKPHGQNLDGVFGLLTNVAWTSLGPVAVDQVETVRLNARAEGLHLQVTSIDKFPRMTDYVAPKGVRIADADRVRLGAHLAEGTTVMHEGFVNFNAGTLGTSMVEGRISAGVVVGDGSDIGGGASTMGTLSGGGKQIISIGARTLIGAEAGVGIALGDECVVEAGLYVTAGTRVTLPDGQIVKALELSGANNILFRRNSVTGAVEARPYKAAWGGLNEVLHSHN, encoded by the coding sequence ATGACTGCTACGCGTACCACCGGCGCCGTCGCCGCCGGACTTGCCACCATCACCGCCGACGGCACCGTCCTCGACACCTGGTTCCCCGCCCCCGAGCTGGTCGCCGAGCCCGGCCCGGCCGGCACCGAGCGCCTCACGGCCGACCGGGCCGTGGAGCTGCTGGGCGCCGCCGCGGCCAAGGCGATCCGCACGGACGCGGTCCGCGGCGTCGAGGTCGTAGCCGTCCGCACGGTGATCTCCTCCCTGGAGGACAAGCCGCTGGACGCGCACGACGCGTACCTGCGCCTGCACCTGCTCAGCCACCGCCTGGTCAAGCCGCACGGCCAGAACCTCGACGGTGTCTTCGGCCTGCTCACCAACGTCGCCTGGACCTCGCTGGGCCCGGTCGCGGTCGACCAGGTCGAGACCGTCCGCCTCAACGCGCGCGCCGAGGGCCTGCACCTCCAGGTCACCTCGATCGACAAGTTCCCGCGGATGACGGACTACGTCGCCCCCAAGGGCGTCCGCATCGCCGACGCGGACCGCGTCCGCCTCGGCGCGCACCTCGCCGAGGGCACCACCGTCATGCACGAGGGCTTCGTCAACTTCAACGCCGGCACCCTCGGCACCTCCATGGTCGAGGGACGCATTTCCGCGGGCGTCGTGGTCGGCGACGGCTCCGACATCGGCGGCGGCGCCTCCACCATGGGCACCCTCTCGGGCGGCGGCAAGCAGATCATCTCGATCGGCGCGCGCACCCTGATCGGCGCCGAGGCGGGCGTGGGCATCGCCCTGGGCGACGAGTGCGTCGTCGAGGCCGGCCTCTACGTGACCGCGGGCACCCGCGTGACCCTCCCGGACGGCCAGATCGTCAAGGCCCTGGAGCTGTCCGGCGCCAACAACATCCTCTTCCGCCGGAACTCGGTCACCGGCGCCGTCGAGGCCCGCCCGTACAAGGCGGCCTGGGGCGGCCTGAACGAGGTCCTGCACAGCCACAACTGA